TTTATCGTCACAATACCATCTCCGGAAGGGATCACATCAAAGGTGTAGGTGGTGCCAGAACCCGAAAAATCAATCAAAACCCCACTTCCCACTGTTACATCACTTACTTCAAATCCAGTCACTGCGACACTGAATGCTACTGTAATGGGAATGGGAGACGTATTTGTGGCAAAAGATACACTTGATGAAATCGACACCGTCGGCGCAGATGCATTTACCGTCACCCCGTCAGATGACCCCACCGAACTCACGTTGCCTGCCGCATCTTTCGCACGAACCGAGACGTAGCAGGTCGTTCCATCAGTGAGGGAGAGTGTGGAATTGGAGGCCATGGTGACATTCCCAACTTCGGTCCAATTCTGCACATCTGTGCCACCCAAAGTCGTCCCTATAGCCCACTCATATGAAGCAATTCCGCTTCCCGCATCATTAAACCCACTCCAGTTCGCCTCAACGGTCGTTGTGGAAGCCTGAGCATCAGTATCGGCCCCGGATCCATCGTTCACCGTCCCAGCGGTGGGGGCTGTGACATCGTAGATGATACTGAACTGTGATGCTGTCGCATTCCCATTTCCGGCAGCATCTTGAGCCACATTCGCACCAATGTCTACGGTGACCGTTCCCTCCTGTGAGGGCGCTACACCCAGGACGTACGTCGTACCGGAACCGGAAGAACTGCTTACTGTTGCGTTCACAACCGTCACGTCGCTCGCCTCAAATCCTGTCACCGCCTCGTTGAACGTGACCGTGATGGGAATGGTGGACGTATTGGTGGCAGACCCCGCGGTTGAAGAAATCGTGACCGTCGGCCCTGTGGCGTCTATAGTTACCCCATCACTGGCAGCTGCATCACTCACGTTTCCTGCCCCATCCTTCGCTCGAACCACTGCGTAATAGGTCTGTTCCTCCGTTAACGTAAGTGAGGAATTCGTCGCACTTGTCACATTTCCCACGCCTGTCCAGTTCTGAACACCTGTACCTCCCGACGTGGTTCCAATGGCCCAGTCATACGAAACCACGCCCACCTCATCTGTGAAGCCACTCCAGTTGGCGGCAATCATAGTAAAAGAATTCTGGTAGTCCACATCGTTGCCAGTACCATCATTGACCACTGCGATGGTTGATGAAGGTGGTGTGTTGTCCGCTACTGACGAGGTGGTGAAATTCCACGTGGTTTTATCTGAAATACCAGCAAACTCATTATCGGCCAGATCACGGAATGCCGTTGCATCGATCAACACATAATATTCCGTATTGCTTTCAAAATTGCTTCCTGGATCAACCGTCACCACCACTGTCGAAACCGTGACCTTGCTCCCGGTGACATCCACAACTTCGAAGTTTGTATCGTCAAAACCTTTCTTAATGGTGACATTCCCTGTTCCAACTGTAATGATGTCACTGAACTCTATGACAAGTATCGCATTAGTGGTTACGTCCATTGTTCCATCTGCTGGCGATTGGGAGGCCACGGTAGGGGCTGTGCTATCATAGGTAACGGTGAATTGTGTCGCTGCTATATTCCCATTGCCAGCTGCATCGGTAGCCACATCTGTACCCACATTCACCGTCATGGTTCCAGCTGCAGATGGCGTTACCGTGAATGAATAAGAACTGCCAGAGCCGCTGAAACTTCCGTTTGTGACAGTTCCATTAGTAATGGTCACATCACTGGATATAAATCCCGTCACATCCTCACTAAAGGCCACCGTGATGGGGACGGGCGATGTATTAGTTGGAGAACTGGCCGATGAAGAAATGGTAACAGCGGGAGATGTAGTATCATAGGTAATGCCGAACTGACTGGCCGCGGTGTTGCCGTTCCCTGCGGCGTCAGCGGCCACGTTGGTACCAATGTTTACTGTGACTGTCCCATCCGCGACGGGAGTCATCGTAAAGGAATAGGAGCTGCCGGAACCGGAAAAACTGCCGGTGCTAATACTCCCATTGGTGAGGGAAACATCACCGGCTGCAAATCCTGTGACACTCTCACTGAAGGTCACAGTCACAGAGATCGGCGAGCTGCTAGTAGGGGAAGTTGCGGTTGATGAAATTGTTGTGGTGGGAGCTGTTGCATCATAGGTAACACTGAATTGTGTCGCCGCCGCATTGCCGTTACCCGCTGCGTCCTCGGCGGCATTCGCTGGGACGTCAACAGTCACCACTCCGTCTGTCGTGGGAGTCATATCGAATCTGTAGATCGACCCGGATCCGGAAAAATTGCTCACGGAACCATTGCCTACGGTTACATCTGTGTAGGAAAAACCGGTCACGCTTTCGCTGAAAGTTACTGTGACAGGAATGGGTGAGACATTGGTGGGAGAACTTTCACTGGATGAAATTGATACTGTCGGAGCATTGACATCCGCCGTCGTAAAGCTCCATGATGTGGTAGCGCTAATGCCAGCAAAGCTGTTGCCAACTTGATCGTCAAAGGCAGTTGCATCGATGAGAACATAATACTCCGTTTCACCGGCGAATGTGCCTGCTGGGTTGATGGTTATGGTGGCGCCACCTGAACCCGTTATCTTGGCGGAGGTCACATCTACCGACTCGAATAGGGTGTTATCTGAAGTTTTCTTGATAGAAATGCTCCCTGATTTTGCATCCACGTTTTCAGTGAAAGTGATGATCAAGTTGGCATCAATAGCCACACCCGTCGCATTATCAAGAGGGCTGAAAGAAGATACCGTGGGGCCTGTGGTATCCCAGATAAAGGTTAAGTCGTCGGTATTGCTATTCCCGGCATTATCTGTCACTGTCAACCGAATGGTGAATGTACCGTCAGTATCCGAGGAAATAGTTGTGGTGGAAGCGTTGGCCGTGCCAAACGTAATGGTCCCGGTTCCCGATACTTTACTCCAGGCATAACTGGCAATGCCGGAAGTGGCATCCGTTGAACCAGTCCCGTCCAAAGTGACCTGACTGTTGGTGGTGACGTCCGACCCTGCATTCACCACCGGAGCCGTTCCGTCATAGGTGATACTAAACTGGCTAGCGGCCGTGTTTCCGTTGCCTTCCGCATCGGTGGCCACGTTGGCTGCAATATCGACCTTTACCACTCCGTCGGCGGAGGGAGTCACCGTAAAGGAATAGGAACTCCCTGAACCAGAAAAGCTTCCTGATGTGATTGTACCGTTGGTTAAGGAGACGTCACCGGCAGTAAATCCCGTCACACTTTCGCTGAGGGTGACCGTGATGGGGATGGGAGACGTTTTTGTTGGAGAACTTGCCGTTGACGAAATGGTGACTGTGGGATGTGCAGCCTCAGCTATAGAAAACCAACTTTCATGACCCTCCACCTGATCTGTCGTTCCATCAGCCTGCATATCGTACGCAGTGACTGCAATTGTATCCGTAGTTGAGACGCCGGAGAGAGTGTAACTAGTTACATTACCGACATCGACGAAATTAGAAAAAGAATACCCTGTAGGATTACCATAGTAAATCTTGTATCCCGCCCTATCCCCTTCAGGATTTGCATTCCAGGTAAGCTGTACCCCGCCCGCGGCAGTTTGCTTTACAACCTGTGATGGTGGCGAGATGGGGGCCGTGGTGTCTGGAGCATTTAAGAATGGCAAATAATCCACAAATGCAATTGTATTGTCATCGTTCCAATCATGGATCTTGGATTGAATTTCAGACTCATTGTTTGTTCCCCACCAGTTGTTCTCAGCGTTTATCGTTACAGAGTTCCAAGCTGAAGCACGAATTGTGATCGACTTGCTAACGATATTATTATTGTTCATGGTGGCACCAGGAGAACTGCGACTGCCGGATTCGACTGCGGTGTTAGCCCCATCGTAGATAATAGTATTATTACGGTACACGTTTCCCGCGGTACCTACATTAGTACCTACATACAAGGCGTGGGTTCCATCTTCAGCTTGAATCAAATTATTGTGAATACTGCCGCCAAACCATGTGCTTATACAACCTGCCTCTTTGTCGGAACTGATTATGACGTTATCGTAAATCTCCGGGAGGGCGCCCAACGTCAGTCTGATGCTGGCACTGCCTCCACTCATCCCTCCTGTATTTCCTCCGAAGTTATACAAGAAGATATTCCGAGATATGAGTACGGTTTCTTGTAGTTCTAGATACAGATAGATTCCCCCCGCGTCTGGGCCCCCTGCTCCGTTCGATAATACCACATTATTCTTTAGACTAATAGGACCAGACTGTACAGGATTAACGGGGCCCCCGAGAATTCCCCATTTCTTGTTTTTTGCTATTTTGCTGTTCGTGATTGTGAGCGGGTAGCGTGGCGAAGCGCCAAAGTAGTTTCCTAGGCGGATCCCGATATCGTTTAGTTCAATTGTTGAATTGTTGATATAGGGTGAGTTTGTATTCAGATCCAATCCAACGGAGGCGTAGGTAATCTTGCTGTGTTCCACAATACACCCGCC
This region of Candidatus Neomarinimicrobiota bacterium genomic DNA includes:
- a CDS encoding Ig-like domain-containing protein, with amino-acid sequence MVFASTSSVATFDANGNYSGGCIVEHSKITYASVGLDLNTNSPYINNSTIELNDIGIRLGNYFGASPRYPLTITNSKIAKNKKWGILGGPVNPVQSGPISLKNNVVLSNGAGGPDAGGIYLYLELQETVLISRNIFLYNFGGNTGGMSGGSASIRLTLGALPEIYDNVIISSDKEAGCISTWFGGSIHNNLIQAEDGTHALYVGTNVGTAGNVYRNNTIIYDGANTAVESGSRSSPGATMNNNNIVSKSITIRASAWNSVTINAENNWWGTNNESEIQSKIHDWNDDNTIAFVDYLPFLNAPDTTAPISPPSQVVKQTAAGGVQLTWNANPEGDRAGYKIYYGNPTGYSFSNFVDVGNVTSYTLSGVSTTDTIAVTAYDMQADGTTDQVEGHESWFSIAEAAHPTVTISSTASSPTKTSPIPITVTLSESVTGFTAGDVSLTNGTITSGSFSGSGSSYSFTVTPSADGVVKVDIAANVATDAEGNGNTAASQFSITYDGTAPVVNAGSDVTTNSQVTLDGTGSTDATSGIASYAWSKVSGTGTITFGTANASTTTISSDTDGTFTIRLTVTDNAGNSNTDDLTFIWDTTGPTVSSFSPLDNATGVAIDANLIITFTENVDAKSGSISIKKTSDNTLFESVDVTSAKITGSGGATITINPAGTFAGETEYYVLIDATAFDDQVGNSFAGISATTSWSFTTADVNAPTVSISSSESSPTNVSPIPVTVTFSESVTGFSYTDVTVGNGSVSNFSGSGSIYRFDMTPTTDGVVTVDVPANAAEDAAGNGNAAATQFSVTYDATAPTTTISSTATSPTSSSPISVTVTFSESVTGFAAGDVSLTNGSISTGSFSGSGSSYSFTMTPVADGTVTVNIGTNVAADAAGNGNTAASQFGITYDTTSPAVTISSSASSPTNTSPVPITVAFSEDVTGFISSDVTITNGTVTNGSFSGSGSSYSFTVTPSAAGTMTVNVGTDVATDAAGNGNIAATQFTVTYDSTAPTVASQSPADGTMDVTTNAILVIEFSDIITVGTGNVTIKKGFDDTNFEVVDVTGSKVTVSTVVVTVDPGSNFESNTEYYVLIDATAFRDLADNEFAGISDKTTWNFTTSSVADNTPPSSTIAVVNDGTGNDVDYQNSFTMIAANWSGFTDEVGVVSYDWAIGTTSGGTGVQNWTGVGNVTSATNSSLTLTEEQTYYAVVRAKDGAGNVSDAAASDGVTIDATGPTVTISSTAGSATNTSTIPITVTFNEAVTGFEASDVTVVNATVSSSSGSGTTYVLGVAPSQEGTVTVDIGANVAQDAAGNGNATASQFSIIYDVTAPTAGTVNDGSGADTDAQASTTTVEANWSGFNDAGSGIASYEWAIGTTLGGTDVQNWTEVGNVTMASNSTLSLTDGTTCYVSVRAKDAAGNVSSVGSSDGVTVNASAPTVSISSSVSFATNTSPIPITVAFSVAVTGFEVSDVTVGSGVLIDFSGSGTTYTFDVIPSGDGIVTINIGENVAQDAASNNNTAAIQFSIIYDATHPTAGTVNDGSDADVDFQASATTIDANWVGFRDAGSEIAFYEWAISSIPGDSDVVAWTDNGTDSSATAEDLSLSEGVIYYANVKAYDMAANVSEVASSDGVQVDVTAPTGGIVNDGTSGDIEYSGSANLVSCNWGGFDDGQSGISRYEVAIGSTPGGTDVMDFTDAGSGSSFAQTGLSLEHGSTYYCSVRAIDLAGNVSDAVSSDGFTVDVYPGPPSVVEATPDSGSYLPLIGDLQITLKFSETISHYELSLLSFLEFTLQYDEFQSADSLIVIFQSPLASLDTIQVSLKNVADLSGQVSNEMTHSFPTALLADYTGDLRVDVSDLSVFVDGWKTKNFSLELGPVTGEIPHFVLEPDAKYDLRDVMVFTRMWNWSHSNTSFLARSYSNIGIDLQLRQSAQNVIVLIPEEASAGELILQYQTSSANINVLDNRTAERILISKKDEESGQVLVDFGYLTDVDKKHIVFDTKYYTRENSTITVSYVFYSDNRTMVSMGTKEIDLRPIPEEFASHQNYPNPFNPYTTILYDLTEDSRVILVIYDILGREVRTLVNDRKIAGYHSILWDGKDRTGGPVSSGVYFYHIHAEAAHGSSYSKSHKMLLLK